A region from the Acipenser ruthenus chromosome 49, fAciRut3.2 maternal haplotype, whole genome shotgun sequence genome encodes:
- the LOC117962920 gene encoding transducin-like enhancer protein 1 isoform X10, with product MYPQGRHPVPLQPGQPFKFTVLETLDRIKEEFQFLQAQYHSLKLECEKLASEKTEMQRHYIMYYEMSYGLNIEMHKQAEIVKRLSVICAQIIPFLSQEHQQQVAQAVERAKQVTMAELNAIIGQQLQHLSHHAPGIPLTPHPSGLAALGGGSGLLALSGVLGMQAHLAAKEERGQGESEHHRASAIRAGAVRSCPAAERAPSRVSHHYSTSKSPTRAAQQSVIKGKHGEAQSKSVSSTDSQRAEEKQGPSGGEYGGEGSREGKRRRCEDKDPQHYDSDADKSDDNLVVDVSNEEPSSPSGSQPHSPHGNGLDQAPHLRKETPTSPPGSPHSTPGKNREPAQVEKPGSPTSKSTSPSPLRDAPTPPGPGPSSASCLRLVTCKPSPADPLGLRSPLVSGSYPAHFGVLSHTGLNGELSSPGSYGGLHVSPQSSSVAGYARSPMVAYESRPNLRTPGLPSTLPAVTGGKPAYSFHVSADGQMQPVPFPPDALIGPGIPRHARQVHTLSHGDVVCAVTISNSTRHVYTGGKGCVKVWDVSQPGTKSPVAQLDCLNRDNYIRSCKLLPDGRTLIVGGEASTLSIWDLATPTPRIKAELTSSAPACYALAISPDAKVCFSCCSDGNIVVWDLQNQTLVRQFQGHTDGASCIDISNDGTKLWTGGLDNTVRCWDLREGRQLQQHDFTSQIFSLGYCPTGEWLAVGMESSNVEVLHVSKPDKYQLHLHESCVLSLKFASCGKWFVSTGKDNLLNAWRTPYGASIFQSKESSSVLSCDVSPDDKFIVTGSGDKKATVYEVVY from the exons gTTCCCCTGCAGCCAGGCCAGCCCTTCAAGTTCACAGTGCTGGAGACTCTAGACAGGATCAAGGAGGAGTTCCAGTTCCTGCAAGCACAGTACCACAG TCTGAAGCTTGAGTGTGAGAAACTGGCCAGTGAGAAGACGGAGATGCAGAGGCATTATATCAtg tactATGAGATGTCTTACGGGTTGAACATCGAAATGCACAAACAG GCTGAGATTGTGAAGCGGCTGAGTGTGATCTGTGCTCAGATCATCCCTTTCCTGTCCCAAGAG CACCAGCAGCAGGTGGCCCAGGCAGTGGAGAGAGCCAAGCAGGTGACCATGGCCGAGCTCAACGCCATCATCGGG cagcagctccagcatcTGTCCCATCATGCCCCTGGGATCCCGTTGACCCCTCACCCCTCCGGTCTGGCTGCACTGGGGGGCGGCTCGGGGCTGCTGGCGCTGTCGGGGGTGCTGGGCATGCAAGCTCACCTCGCTGCCAAGGAGGAGCGCGGACAGGGGGAGAGTGAGCACCACCGG GCCTCTGCAATCCGGGCCGGTGCGGTCCGCTCCTGTCCTGCTGCAGAACGGGCCCCTAGCCGGGTGAGTCACCATTACTCCACTTCTAAGAGTCCCACAAGAGCAgctcagcaaagtgtaataaagggaaagcatggtgaagcacag AGCAAGTCGGTGTCATCGACGGACAGCCAGCGCGCGGAGGAGAAGCAGGGCCCCTCAGGGGGGGAGTACGGGGGCGAGGGGAGCAGAGAGGGGAAGAGGAGGCGCTGCGAGGACAAGGACCCCCAGCACTAC GACAGCGATGCAGATAAAAGCGATGACAATTTGGTGGTGGATGTTTCCAACGAG GAGCCCTCATCCCCCAGTGGGAGCCAACCCCACTCCCCCCACGGAAACGGCTTGGATCAAGCCCCTCATTTGAGGAAAGAGACCCCCACCAGCCCCCCCGGCTCCCCCCACAGCACCCCAGGAAAAAACAGGGAGCCCGCACAG gtcgagaagcccgggagccccaCCTCCAAATCCACGAGCCCCTCTCCTCTCCGGGACGCCCCGACCCCCCCTGGCCCAGGACCCAGCTCTGCCTCCTGCCTGCGCCTGGTGACCTGCAAGCCGTCGCCCGCGGACCCCCTCG GTCTGCGGAGCCCGCTGGTCTCGGGGTCCTACCCTGCACATTTCGGGGTGCTGTCTCACACAGGGCTCAACGGGGAGCTGTCCAGTCCCGGGAGCTACGGGGGTCTGCACGTCTCCCCCCAGTCCAGCAGTGTGGCCGGATACGCTCGCTCCCCCATG GTTGCCTACGAATCTCGGCCAAACCTGAGAACTCCTGGCCTGCCGTCTACTCTGCCCGCCGTTACCGGAGGAAAACC TGCCTACTCGTTCCACGTGAGCGCCGACGGGCAGATGCAGCCGGTGCCCTTCCCTCCGGACGCTCTGATTGGCCCGGGCATCCCGCGCCATGCCCGGCAGGTCCACACGCTGAGCCACGGAGACGTGGTGTGCGCCGTGACCATCAGCAACTCCACACGCCACGTCTACACCGGGGGCAAGGGCTGCGTTAAGGTGTGGGACGTGAGCCAGCCGGGCACCAAGAGCCCCGTGGCGCAGCTCGACTGCCTG AACCGTGATAACTACATCCGCTCCTGCAAGCTCCTCCCCGATGGGCGGACCCTGATCGTGGGCGGGGAGGCCAGCACGCTGTCAATCTGGGACCTGGCCACGCCCACCCCCCGGATCAAGGCGGAGCTGACCTCGTCGGCGCCCGCCTGCTACGCCCTCGCCATCAGCCCCGACGCCAAAGTGTGCTTCTCCTGCTGCAGCGACGGCAACATCGTGGTGTGGGACCTGCAGAACCAGACCCTGGTCAG GCAGTTCCAGGGCCACACAGACGGCGCCAGCTGTATCGACATCTCGAACGACGGGACCAAGCTGTGGACAGGCGGGCTGGACAACACGGTGCGCTGCTGGGACCTGAGGGAGGGCAGGCAGCTCCAGCAGCACGACTTCACCTCACAG ATCTTCTCTCTGGGGTACTGCCCCACCGGGGAGTGGCTGGCAGTGGGCATGGAGAGCAGCAACGTGGAAGTCCTGCACGTCTCCAAACCGGACAAGTACCAGCTGCACCTGCACGAGAGCTGCGTGCTGTCTCTCAAGTTCGCGTCGTGCG GTAAATGGTTTGTGAGCACTGGGAAGGATAACCTCCTGAACGCCTGGAGAACGCCCTACGGAGCCAGTATATTCCAG TCAAAGGAGTCCTCGTCCGTGCTGAGCTGCGACGTCTCTCCGGATGACAAGTTCATCGTCACCGGCTCAGGAGACAAAAAGGCCACAGTGTATGAGGTGGTGTACTGA
- the LOC117962920 gene encoding transducin-like enhancer protein 1 isoform X1: MQPLCGSSKKPGLVTANEGPERRITGTAVTAADWVLGGCGFKSQVPLQPGQPFKFTVLETLDRIKEEFQFLQAQYHSLKLECEKLASEKTEMQRHYIMYYEMSYGLNIEMHKQAEIVKRLSVICAQIIPFLSQELPVCLSVSQHQQQVAQAVERAKQVTMAELNAIIGQQQLQHLSHHAPGIPLTPHPSGLAALGGGSGLLALSGVLGMQAHLAAKEERGQGESEHHRASAIRAGAVRSCPAAERAPSRVSHHYSTSKSPTRAAQQSVIKGKHGEAQSKSVSSTDSQRAEEKQGPSGGEYGGEGSREGKRRRCEDKDPQHYDSDADKSDDNLVVDVSNEEPSSPSGSQPHSPHGNGLDQAPHLRKETPTSPPGSPHSTPGKNREPAQVEKPGSPTSKSTSPSPLRDAPTPPGPGPSSASCLRLVTCKPSPADPLGLRSPLVSGSYPAHFGVLSHTGLNGELSSPGSYGGLHVSPQSSSVAGYARSPMVAYESRPNLRTPGLPSTLPAVTGGKPAYSFHVSADGQMQPVPFPPDALIGPGIPRHARQVHTLSHGDVVCAVTISNSTRHVYTGGKGCVKVWDVSQPGTKSPVAQLDCLNRDNYIRSCKLLPDGRTLIVGGEASTLSIWDLATPTPRIKAELTSSAPACYALAISPDAKVCFSCCSDGNIVVWDLQNQTLVRQFQGHTDGASCIDISNDGTKLWTGGLDNTVRCWDLREGRQLQQHDFTSQIFSLGYCPTGEWLAVGMESSNVEVLHVSKPDKYQLHLHESCVLSLKFASCGKWFVSTGKDNLLNAWRTPYGASIFQSKESSSVLSCDVSPDDKFIVTGSGDKKATVYEVVY; this comes from the exons gTTCCCCTGCAGCCAGGCCAGCCCTTCAAGTTCACAGTGCTGGAGACTCTAGACAGGATCAAGGAGGAGTTCCAGTTCCTGCAAGCACAGTACCACAG TCTGAAGCTTGAGTGTGAGAAACTGGCCAGTGAGAAGACGGAGATGCAGAGGCATTATATCAtg tactATGAGATGTCTTACGGGTTGAACATCGAAATGCACAAACAG GCTGAGATTGTGAAGCGGCTGAGTGTGATCTGTGCTCAGATCATCCCTTTCCTGTCCCAAGAG CTGCCCGTGTGCCTGTCTGTTTCTCAGCACCAGCAGCAGGTGGCCCAGGCAGTGGAGAGAGCCAAGCAGGTGACCATGGCCGAGCTCAACGCCATCATCGGG cagcagcagctccagcatcTGTCCCATCATGCCCCTGGGATCCCGTTGACCCCTCACCCCTCCGGTCTGGCTGCACTGGGGGGCGGCTCGGGGCTGCTGGCGCTGTCGGGGGTGCTGGGCATGCAAGCTCACCTCGCTGCCAAGGAGGAGCGCGGACAGGGGGAGAGTGAGCACCACCGG GCCTCTGCAATCCGGGCCGGTGCGGTCCGCTCCTGTCCTGCTGCAGAACGGGCCCCTAGCCGGGTGAGTCACCATTACTCCACTTCTAAGAGTCCCACAAGAGCAgctcagcaaagtgtaataaagggaaagcatggtgaagcacag AGCAAGTCGGTGTCATCGACGGACAGCCAGCGCGCGGAGGAGAAGCAGGGCCCCTCAGGGGGGGAGTACGGGGGCGAGGGGAGCAGAGAGGGGAAGAGGAGGCGCTGCGAGGACAAGGACCCCCAGCACTAC GACAGCGATGCAGATAAAAGCGATGACAATTTGGTGGTGGATGTTTCCAACGAG GAGCCCTCATCCCCCAGTGGGAGCCAACCCCACTCCCCCCACGGAAACGGCTTGGATCAAGCCCCTCATTTGAGGAAAGAGACCCCCACCAGCCCCCCCGGCTCCCCCCACAGCACCCCAGGAAAAAACAGGGAGCCCGCACAG gtcgagaagcccgggagccccaCCTCCAAATCCACGAGCCCCTCTCCTCTCCGGGACGCCCCGACCCCCCCTGGCCCAGGACCCAGCTCTGCCTCCTGCCTGCGCCTGGTGACCTGCAAGCCGTCGCCCGCGGACCCCCTCG GTCTGCGGAGCCCGCTGGTCTCGGGGTCCTACCCTGCACATTTCGGGGTGCTGTCTCACACAGGGCTCAACGGGGAGCTGTCCAGTCCCGGGAGCTACGGGGGTCTGCACGTCTCCCCCCAGTCCAGCAGTGTGGCCGGATACGCTCGCTCCCCCATG GTTGCCTACGAATCTCGGCCAAACCTGAGAACTCCTGGCCTGCCGTCTACTCTGCCCGCCGTTACCGGAGGAAAACC TGCCTACTCGTTCCACGTGAGCGCCGACGGGCAGATGCAGCCGGTGCCCTTCCCTCCGGACGCTCTGATTGGCCCGGGCATCCCGCGCCATGCCCGGCAGGTCCACACGCTGAGCCACGGAGACGTGGTGTGCGCCGTGACCATCAGCAACTCCACACGCCACGTCTACACCGGGGGCAAGGGCTGCGTTAAGGTGTGGGACGTGAGCCAGCCGGGCACCAAGAGCCCCGTGGCGCAGCTCGACTGCCTG AACCGTGATAACTACATCCGCTCCTGCAAGCTCCTCCCCGATGGGCGGACCCTGATCGTGGGCGGGGAGGCCAGCACGCTGTCAATCTGGGACCTGGCCACGCCCACCCCCCGGATCAAGGCGGAGCTGACCTCGTCGGCGCCCGCCTGCTACGCCCTCGCCATCAGCCCCGACGCCAAAGTGTGCTTCTCCTGCTGCAGCGACGGCAACATCGTGGTGTGGGACCTGCAGAACCAGACCCTGGTCAG GCAGTTCCAGGGCCACACAGACGGCGCCAGCTGTATCGACATCTCGAACGACGGGACCAAGCTGTGGACAGGCGGGCTGGACAACACGGTGCGCTGCTGGGACCTGAGGGAGGGCAGGCAGCTCCAGCAGCACGACTTCACCTCACAG ATCTTCTCTCTGGGGTACTGCCCCACCGGGGAGTGGCTGGCAGTGGGCATGGAGAGCAGCAACGTGGAAGTCCTGCACGTCTCCAAACCGGACAAGTACCAGCTGCACCTGCACGAGAGCTGCGTGCTGTCTCTCAAGTTCGCGTCGTGCG GTAAATGGTTTGTGAGCACTGGGAAGGATAACCTCCTGAACGCCTGGAGAACGCCCTACGGAGCCAGTATATTCCAG TCAAAGGAGTCCTCGTCCGTGCTGAGCTGCGACGTCTCTCCGGATGACAAGTTCATCGTCACCGGCTCAGGAGACAAAAAGGCCACAGTGTATGAGGTGGTGTACTGA
- the LOC117962920 gene encoding transducin-like enhancer protein 1 isoform X12, whose amino-acid sequence MYPQGRHPVPLQPGQPFKFTVLETLDRIKEEFQFLQAQYHSLKLECEKLASEKTEMQRHYIMYYEMSYGLNIEMHKQAEIVKRLSVICAQIIPFLSQEHQQQVAQAVERAKQVTMAELNAIIGQQQLQHLSHHAPGIPLTPHPSGLAALGGGSGLLALSGVLGMQAHLAAKEERGQGESEHHRERAPSRSKSVSSTDSQRAEEKQGPSGGEYGGEGSREGKRRRCEDKDPQHYDSDADKSDDNLVVDVSNEEPSSPSGSQPHSPHGNGLDQAPHLRKETPTSPPGSPHSTPGKNREPAQVEKPGSPTSKSTSPSPLRDAPTPPGPGPSSASCLRLVTCKPSPADPLGLRSPLVSGSYPAHFGVLSHTGLNGELSSPGSYGGLHVSPQSSSVAGYARSPMVAYESRPNLRTPGLPSTLPAVTGGKPAYSFHVSADGQMQPVPFPPDALIGPGIPRHARQVHTLSHGDVVCAVTISNSTRHVYTGGKGCVKVWDVSQPGTKSPVAQLDCLNRDNYIRSCKLLPDGRTLIVGGEASTLSIWDLATPTPRIKAELTSSAPACYALAISPDAKVCFSCCSDGNIVVWDLQNQTLVRQFQGHTDGASCIDISNDGTKLWTGGLDNTVRCWDLREGRQLQQHDFTSQIFSLGYCPTGEWLAVGMESSNVEVLHVSKPDKYQLHLHESCVLSLKFASCGKWFVSTGKDNLLNAWRTPYGASIFQSKESSSVLSCDVSPDDKFIVTGSGDKKATVYEVVY is encoded by the exons gTTCCCCTGCAGCCAGGCCAGCCCTTCAAGTTCACAGTGCTGGAGACTCTAGACAGGATCAAGGAGGAGTTCCAGTTCCTGCAAGCACAGTACCACAG TCTGAAGCTTGAGTGTGAGAAACTGGCCAGTGAGAAGACGGAGATGCAGAGGCATTATATCAtg tactATGAGATGTCTTACGGGTTGAACATCGAAATGCACAAACAG GCTGAGATTGTGAAGCGGCTGAGTGTGATCTGTGCTCAGATCATCCCTTTCCTGTCCCAAGAG CACCAGCAGCAGGTGGCCCAGGCAGTGGAGAGAGCCAAGCAGGTGACCATGGCCGAGCTCAACGCCATCATCGGG cagcagcagctccagcatcTGTCCCATCATGCCCCTGGGATCCCGTTGACCCCTCACCCCTCCGGTCTGGCTGCACTGGGGGGCGGCTCGGGGCTGCTGGCGCTGTCGGGGGTGCTGGGCATGCAAGCTCACCTCGCTGCCAAGGAGGAGCGCGGACAGGGGGAGAGTGAGCACCACCGGG AACGGGCCCCTAGCCGG AGCAAGTCGGTGTCATCGACGGACAGCCAGCGCGCGGAGGAGAAGCAGGGCCCCTCAGGGGGGGAGTACGGGGGCGAGGGGAGCAGAGAGGGGAAGAGGAGGCGCTGCGAGGACAAGGACCCCCAGCACTAC GACAGCGATGCAGATAAAAGCGATGACAATTTGGTGGTGGATGTTTCCAACGAG GAGCCCTCATCCCCCAGTGGGAGCCAACCCCACTCCCCCCACGGAAACGGCTTGGATCAAGCCCCTCATTTGAGGAAAGAGACCCCCACCAGCCCCCCCGGCTCCCCCCACAGCACCCCAGGAAAAAACAGGGAGCCCGCACAG gtcgagaagcccgggagccccaCCTCCAAATCCACGAGCCCCTCTCCTCTCCGGGACGCCCCGACCCCCCCTGGCCCAGGACCCAGCTCTGCCTCCTGCCTGCGCCTGGTGACCTGCAAGCCGTCGCCCGCGGACCCCCTCG GTCTGCGGAGCCCGCTGGTCTCGGGGTCCTACCCTGCACATTTCGGGGTGCTGTCTCACACAGGGCTCAACGGGGAGCTGTCCAGTCCCGGGAGCTACGGGGGTCTGCACGTCTCCCCCCAGTCCAGCAGTGTGGCCGGATACGCTCGCTCCCCCATG GTTGCCTACGAATCTCGGCCAAACCTGAGAACTCCTGGCCTGCCGTCTACTCTGCCCGCCGTTACCGGAGGAAAACC TGCCTACTCGTTCCACGTGAGCGCCGACGGGCAGATGCAGCCGGTGCCCTTCCCTCCGGACGCTCTGATTGGCCCGGGCATCCCGCGCCATGCCCGGCAGGTCCACACGCTGAGCCACGGAGACGTGGTGTGCGCCGTGACCATCAGCAACTCCACACGCCACGTCTACACCGGGGGCAAGGGCTGCGTTAAGGTGTGGGACGTGAGCCAGCCGGGCACCAAGAGCCCCGTGGCGCAGCTCGACTGCCTG AACCGTGATAACTACATCCGCTCCTGCAAGCTCCTCCCCGATGGGCGGACCCTGATCGTGGGCGGGGAGGCCAGCACGCTGTCAATCTGGGACCTGGCCACGCCCACCCCCCGGATCAAGGCGGAGCTGACCTCGTCGGCGCCCGCCTGCTACGCCCTCGCCATCAGCCCCGACGCCAAAGTGTGCTTCTCCTGCTGCAGCGACGGCAACATCGTGGTGTGGGACCTGCAGAACCAGACCCTGGTCAG GCAGTTCCAGGGCCACACAGACGGCGCCAGCTGTATCGACATCTCGAACGACGGGACCAAGCTGTGGACAGGCGGGCTGGACAACACGGTGCGCTGCTGGGACCTGAGGGAGGGCAGGCAGCTCCAGCAGCACGACTTCACCTCACAG ATCTTCTCTCTGGGGTACTGCCCCACCGGGGAGTGGCTGGCAGTGGGCATGGAGAGCAGCAACGTGGAAGTCCTGCACGTCTCCAAACCGGACAAGTACCAGCTGCACCTGCACGAGAGCTGCGTGCTGTCTCTCAAGTTCGCGTCGTGCG GTAAATGGTTTGTGAGCACTGGGAAGGATAACCTCCTGAACGCCTGGAGAACGCCCTACGGAGCCAGTATATTCCAG TCAAAGGAGTCCTCGTCCGTGCTGAGCTGCGACGTCTCTCCGGATGACAAGTTCATCGTCACCGGCTCAGGAGACAAAAAGGCCACAGTGTATGAGGTGGTGTACTGA
- the LOC117962920 gene encoding transducin-like enhancer protein 1 isoform X9 produces the protein MYPQGRHPVPLQPGQPFKFTVLETLDRIKEEFQFLQAQYHSLKLECEKLASEKTEMQRHYIMYYEMSYGLNIEMHKQAEIVKRLSVICAQIIPFLSQEHQQQVAQAVERAKQVTMAELNAIIGQQQLQHLSHHAPGIPLTPHPSGLAALGGGSGLLALSGVLGMQAHLAAKEERGQGESEHHRASAIRAGAVRSCPAAERAPSRVSHHYSTSKSPTRAAQQSVIKGKHGEAQSKSVSSTDSQRAEEKQGPSGGEYGGEGSREGKRRRCEDKDPQHYDSDADKSDDNLVVDVSNEEPSSPSGSQPHSPHGNGLDQAPHLRKETPTSPPGSPHSTPGKNREPAQVEKPGSPTSKSTSPSPLRDAPTPPGPGPSSASCLRLVTCKPSPADPLGLRSPLVSGSYPAHFGVLSHTGLNGELSSPGSYGGLHVSPQSSSVAGYARSPMVAYESRPNLRTPGLPSTLPAVTGGKPAYSFHVSADGQMQPVPFPPDALIGPGIPRHARQVHTLSHGDVVCAVTISNSTRHVYTGGKGCVKVWDVSQPGTKSPVAQLDCLNRDNYIRSCKLLPDGRTLIVGGEASTLSIWDLATPTPRIKAELTSSAPACYALAISPDAKVCFSCCSDGNIVVWDLQNQTLVRQFQGHTDGASCIDISNDGTKLWTGGLDNTVRCWDLREGRQLQQHDFTSQIFSLGYCPTGEWLAVGMESSNVEVLHVSKPDKYQLHLHESCVLSLKFASCGKWFVSTGKDNLLNAWRTPYGASIFQSKESSSVLSCDVSPDDKFIVTGSGDKKATVYEVVY, from the exons gTTCCCCTGCAGCCAGGCCAGCCCTTCAAGTTCACAGTGCTGGAGACTCTAGACAGGATCAAGGAGGAGTTCCAGTTCCTGCAAGCACAGTACCACAG TCTGAAGCTTGAGTGTGAGAAACTGGCCAGTGAGAAGACGGAGATGCAGAGGCATTATATCAtg tactATGAGATGTCTTACGGGTTGAACATCGAAATGCACAAACAG GCTGAGATTGTGAAGCGGCTGAGTGTGATCTGTGCTCAGATCATCCCTTTCCTGTCCCAAGAG CACCAGCAGCAGGTGGCCCAGGCAGTGGAGAGAGCCAAGCAGGTGACCATGGCCGAGCTCAACGCCATCATCGGG cagcagcagctccagcatcTGTCCCATCATGCCCCTGGGATCCCGTTGACCCCTCACCCCTCCGGTCTGGCTGCACTGGGGGGCGGCTCGGGGCTGCTGGCGCTGTCGGGGGTGCTGGGCATGCAAGCTCACCTCGCTGCCAAGGAGGAGCGCGGACAGGGGGAGAGTGAGCACCACCGG GCCTCTGCAATCCGGGCCGGTGCGGTCCGCTCCTGTCCTGCTGCAGAACGGGCCCCTAGCCGGGTGAGTCACCATTACTCCACTTCTAAGAGTCCCACAAGAGCAgctcagcaaagtgtaataaagggaaagcatggtgaagcacag AGCAAGTCGGTGTCATCGACGGACAGCCAGCGCGCGGAGGAGAAGCAGGGCCCCTCAGGGGGGGAGTACGGGGGCGAGGGGAGCAGAGAGGGGAAGAGGAGGCGCTGCGAGGACAAGGACCCCCAGCACTAC GACAGCGATGCAGATAAAAGCGATGACAATTTGGTGGTGGATGTTTCCAACGAG GAGCCCTCATCCCCCAGTGGGAGCCAACCCCACTCCCCCCACGGAAACGGCTTGGATCAAGCCCCTCATTTGAGGAAAGAGACCCCCACCAGCCCCCCCGGCTCCCCCCACAGCACCCCAGGAAAAAACAGGGAGCCCGCACAG gtcgagaagcccgggagccccaCCTCCAAATCCACGAGCCCCTCTCCTCTCCGGGACGCCCCGACCCCCCCTGGCCCAGGACCCAGCTCTGCCTCCTGCCTGCGCCTGGTGACCTGCAAGCCGTCGCCCGCGGACCCCCTCG GTCTGCGGAGCCCGCTGGTCTCGGGGTCCTACCCTGCACATTTCGGGGTGCTGTCTCACACAGGGCTCAACGGGGAGCTGTCCAGTCCCGGGAGCTACGGGGGTCTGCACGTCTCCCCCCAGTCCAGCAGTGTGGCCGGATACGCTCGCTCCCCCATG GTTGCCTACGAATCTCGGCCAAACCTGAGAACTCCTGGCCTGCCGTCTACTCTGCCCGCCGTTACCGGAGGAAAACC TGCCTACTCGTTCCACGTGAGCGCCGACGGGCAGATGCAGCCGGTGCCCTTCCCTCCGGACGCTCTGATTGGCCCGGGCATCCCGCGCCATGCCCGGCAGGTCCACACGCTGAGCCACGGAGACGTGGTGTGCGCCGTGACCATCAGCAACTCCACACGCCACGTCTACACCGGGGGCAAGGGCTGCGTTAAGGTGTGGGACGTGAGCCAGCCGGGCACCAAGAGCCCCGTGGCGCAGCTCGACTGCCTG AACCGTGATAACTACATCCGCTCCTGCAAGCTCCTCCCCGATGGGCGGACCCTGATCGTGGGCGGGGAGGCCAGCACGCTGTCAATCTGGGACCTGGCCACGCCCACCCCCCGGATCAAGGCGGAGCTGACCTCGTCGGCGCCCGCCTGCTACGCCCTCGCCATCAGCCCCGACGCCAAAGTGTGCTTCTCCTGCTGCAGCGACGGCAACATCGTGGTGTGGGACCTGCAGAACCAGACCCTGGTCAG GCAGTTCCAGGGCCACACAGACGGCGCCAGCTGTATCGACATCTCGAACGACGGGACCAAGCTGTGGACAGGCGGGCTGGACAACACGGTGCGCTGCTGGGACCTGAGGGAGGGCAGGCAGCTCCAGCAGCACGACTTCACCTCACAG ATCTTCTCTCTGGGGTACTGCCCCACCGGGGAGTGGCTGGCAGTGGGCATGGAGAGCAGCAACGTGGAAGTCCTGCACGTCTCCAAACCGGACAAGTACCAGCTGCACCTGCACGAGAGCTGCGTGCTGTCTCTCAAGTTCGCGTCGTGCG GTAAATGGTTTGTGAGCACTGGGAAGGATAACCTCCTGAACGCCTGGAGAACGCCCTACGGAGCCAGTATATTCCAG TCAAAGGAGTCCTCGTCCGTGCTGAGCTGCGACGTCTCTCCGGATGACAAGTTCATCGTCACCGGCTCAGGAGACAAAAAGGCCACAGTGTATGAGGTGGTGTACTGA